A window from Pseudomonas frederiksbergensis encodes these proteins:
- a CDS encoding hemerythrin domain-containing protein has protein sequence MNAIDLLKADHERVKGILTQLSESTERGVKKRSELLAKLEMEVAIHTRLEEEVLYPAYKKAGGKEQDVMYYEAKEEHRTVDSLVLPDLKATDPTTPEFAGRVKVIKELLEHHIEEEETEMFPQAKKLLGKATLEELGAQMESLKAQYKKEMSAAHLAA, from the coding sequence ATGAACGCCATAGACTTGTTGAAAGCTGACCATGAACGCGTAAAAGGCATCCTGACCCAATTAAGCGAATCCACCGAGCGTGGTGTTAAAAAACGCAGCGAATTGCTGGCCAAGCTGGAAATGGAGGTTGCCATCCATACCCGCCTCGAAGAAGAAGTCTTGTACCCGGCGTACAAGAAAGCCGGGGGCAAGGAGCAGGACGTCATGTATTACGAAGCCAAGGAAGAACACCGCACCGTAGATTCGCTGGTGCTGCCAGACTTGAAGGCCACCGACCCGACCACTCCGGAATTTGCCGGTCGGGTGAAAGTGATCAAGGAACTGCTGGAACATCACATTGAAGAAGAGGAAACCGAGATGTTTCCTCAGGCCAAGAAGCTGCTGGGCAAAGCCACCCTGGAAGAGTTGGGCGCGCAGATGGAAAGTTTGAAAGCGCAGTACAAGAAGGAAATGAGTGCAGCCCATCTGGCGGCTTGA